The DNA segment ataaaccttaactaagctaataaatactcccaaaacttaaatagattcccggatcatacctttgtccgtagtaagccctttgaagtcgctagccCTGGATAATTATAACCATgtcttggttattccagaaccctACTATaaatcgatagggccctcagtGTATCGCTTACTATATACTGAACACTCGGAACAATTGATTTTATTCCAATTATTCAGCCGaatggccctatttataggcaaaatctgatgcagatcggaagctccgttttCTACATGcgcgacacttgtcaaaatctcgTGATTAGTCATCGGTACATGTCATCGAAAGCTCTGATCGccatcgaaagctccgatactgcatcggacattccgatctttTAGTGTTAGTGGGTTAACCTCTCACACGAGTTTTTGTCATTATAAATAGATTAACTATTTTTAGTGTTGtggtaatattttttataaaccaAAAAAATACCTTATAAGATTCCAAAACATTTCAttttcatttaattaaaaaatatcataaatatatttcttaacttttaaaaaaaaatatatcataaacGATCTTTGTCTATATAACTAATGTATCTCAACAAAATAATTCTCTATTTAAAAGACGACTAGTATTTCACCTGTGCAATGCAcagagtgttatttttgtgtaATTTAAAGTAAAATAGTAAATTTGATagcttgaataaataattaaataaaaataaattaaggttgagttttgattaaataatttgaaatatatggatttatttgtatattcattatttagataatttttttaaaaaaatcaaattcatctTGATATTACAATTGAGTTAATCACAAAGTATTTCAAATATTTAGACTTGCAATCGATTTAAATTTATTGTGGCTGGAGGGTGCTTATAAGCTGtcgaaataaatttttttacatcttataaaatattttttaaattttttttcatccttaattttataaaaatattcttttaatatttgacttcctcatattattatttattttgttcaataccctccacccatttttcacattaatcaaaatttatagaattttagaatttaaaattttaaactcttgtACTTCGTAACTTTGGATATAGCTATGTAGATTTTTTTATGCGTAGTTTGTtcataatgtttttaattacttagtgtttttaattttgacacacatttaagaaaaaattcattatatattttttataattatttcttataaattatttttttctccaTATTAAGTTTTGAAATCTCAAAAcaaattgtgaattttttattttgttttgatttgttgcgaaaaaatattcaaatattctttcaaatattataaatttaaaattttttattttcataagagatttatttattcaataattatatttaaacacttgtattatataaaaatttataagaGTTTATTTatctaatattaataaaatactcgtattttattaaaaaaattgaaaagagaAAGATGTTAattgttaaaataaaattttttaaattataaaattaaaataaaatatagaaaaataaaatataaacaattactAATAATATAGATCACATAATATTTTGATAAGATAAATGACAATAAAATCCATACAGCTAGTATAAAATgctatttatattaaatttaatagaaattaatatgaaaatataaatttaaataaacaaaacaatatATTATGATAATGACAAACAATTATAATCTACTTTTGGTCAGAAAaatgttatgtttttatttatagcAGACTTttgtttatataaatatatatatatatatatatgtgagtttctttcaagtgcccacctaccatgcccaccaatgatgtggcactattctattggacctacaatttatcacatctttatcacatccaatagaatagtgtcacatcattggtgggcatggtaggtgggcacttgaaagaaactctatatatatatataatgctaaaattataaaaaaaaaataccttgtgcaacgatatttacaacaataatatttttaaattttgttattttatcgcgagattttaaatttaatatatcgtgagattttgatacattaaattcttatattgaattttatgtgttataaaaGTTGATACACAAATTTCATTGTATATGTAGCTTCATTCATTTTGAAATGCATACAGAAAAATAACCAacgtttaaaacaaaaattaaattttgtttgatcacgataaaatatattttatattttttaaaaattaaatcgaATTTCTATCTATATTCTAAAATATTTTAGAAGAAATAGTTTATCAGTTATAATATCATCTTAGTTTTTGAATATTCAATATCATCTCTAtctaatatttataaatttaaattgaatattatattatttgtttttttaaaatttttaagttatcttttccatttttggaaatatttttGGGCGGAAAAACTCTTTTCTTTCTATTTCTGGTGACTTTcttgtttttatatatagatagatatggCCCTAActaacataaaatattattaaaaattatttttaaaaatttcctattttaatataatatccaAATATTTcactcaaaaattattttacataaaaaatctaatttttttttttttgaaacagaaAAATCTTCTATTAATCAAGCAAGTCTTGTTGTAACGGTTCAAAGCGAAAAAACCGACCAGACcgtaaattttggtttttttggtTCGGTTTAAATGGTTTTTGGGTCGGTTCtggttttgatttttgataacTTCGGTTTTTCGGTCCGGTTTAcggttttgaattttaaaaaaccgaaaaaaccgaactaaccatttaaaatataacaagtaataaaaataattaatatatgttattttcatTAGGTTTACAGATTTGCCTCCTCCCTTCTTGACTTTTCACCGTTAATCCCTAACTTGGTAACCGCCaatcattatattttttattattttattttgatatctgtaAGATAACTAACAAATTGGTCAAAAATCATAGTTATGCCTATTTTCATTACttaattttgatgttttaagATAATCAAAAACTTGTTTTGATCActgttttttattatatttattttaaataatttaacataCAAGTTCATTTATAAGTCAAATTGTTACTCAAACCGTAATAACCGACCGTAATAACCGAAACCGTAATGAAAATAACCGAACCAAACCGAAGTAAAATGGTTTAGTTTAGGATTAGGAATTTGAAAAACCGTAAACCGAAACACCGAACCGAAATTTgttaaaaccgaaccgaaccgaccATTGCACACCCCTAGTTGTAACTGATTACAAATAAAATCCGGGGGATTCAAGTCCCAAACGGCAGACTTAGAACCAGAAGCTCGAGCAAGCTCATGAGCTACACAATTCGCTGACCTCCTTATGAAAAAGCAATGGACATTCGTTAATTCTTTAAGGCTAGATAGACAATCAAGGATCACATCTCTTAGATAGGTGTTATCCACTAAGCGACCTCTGATTGCTTGAATTACCACCAGTGCATGCGTCCGACTCAAGAATAACCGGTACATTCTTGAAACAAACCTTGATCCAACTAAGTGCCTCTTTTAAACTTAGTGCCTCTGCCATTACCGCTTGAGAGTGAGATCCTAATAGCCCACAAATACCTTTCACAAAGTTTCCACTAGAGTTACGGATCGAATACACATCCGAAGCCTGCATTCTGTGAGTTTTGGAATATTGCTGCATCGACATTGCATTTTATCCAGCCCGATCGATCTTGGCTTCGTCCATTTTATTGCACCATCTTGATCAGCAAGCAGCTTCCAGTCTCTAGTTTCTGAGATCTGGGCTGTTTCCCATTGGATCAAAAAGGAACTCGCTTCATTGACCAACTGAATTCCTGATTTGTTTTTTCCCCTCCAGACGACCTCATTTCGGTATTTCCAAATAGCCCAGATGATCATGATAGCCAACTTCTTTTCCTCttgattgctcttcctccatccTTGGTAAAAAACATCTGCTGTAGTTTGTAAGTCATTAGCTTGGAAGCGGATGGATGCAAGTGACCAGCATCTCTTTGCAAATGGGTAGGAGAAAAGGCAATGATTTATTGATTCCTGCTCATTGTTGCAAACAGAACACATATTTACCACGCTAACACCTTTGGACAGAAGACGATCCCTTGTCGGCAGGCAATTATGTATTCCTCTCCACACTGTATTTTTCGCTTTGGGAGGAGTTTTGTTGTTCCAAAATTCTTTCCAGTCAAATTTCACGGACAAATTTAGGTTCTCAGACGGAGCACATAAAATATTGTAGCAACTTTTAACCGAATAGAAGCCTGATATGTgcacaactcaagatattaaaATCAAGCAATTGTCAAGAGAGTTTGCAGAAGGAATGAAGATTCATTAATACATTCCCAGTGTTCTCAGAAAAGCTTTACAACTGAAATTAAAGGAAAATAACCCAGAGCAAAAGTGAAAAGGAAAACAATGTAAAAGCTGCAACAATATTCTCTGACTTCCATGCGCCACTATTCTGCTGATATATTTCCCATCCCAAACCGCTAGCACAATCATACGAAATCTTCTAAGTACTTGGGTGGACCCCTTAAACGGTTACTCACTTGTGTGGTGATCATCTGGGTTGGCACGTGTCTTCCATTACCCTCCAATTCCACATCAATACCATCCCCTTCCAAAGGAACC comes from the Henckelia pumila isolate YLH828 chromosome 1, ASM3356847v2, whole genome shotgun sequence genome and includes:
- the LOC140874324 gene encoding uncharacterized protein, yielding MEVREYCCSFYIVFLFTFALGFYSVKSCYNILCAPSENLNLSVKFDWKEFWNNKTPPKAKNTVWRGIHNCLPTRDRLLSKGVSVVNMCSVCNNEQESINHCLFSYPFAKRCWSLASIRFQANDLQTTADVFYQGWRKSNQEEKKLAIMIIWAIWKYRNEVVWRGKNKSGIQLVNEASSFLIQWETAQISETRDWKLLADQDGSHSQAVMAEALSLKEALSWIKYRWIALLSIFIGCCFAGIFHFGTEEPRLVIEAREKGHTRVSWVYWFNKVLYYQVALVYVLTRLVTNISNIYLMAQAFLAFYVVNDLKMIQSSKAVVPAVIYISDSAASLITHEITWTGQRSKVLYSAGGLLWIISGAGILFHLSSMSLFMYILSIVIGSANALMMVSGVSIQSFLVGTYLNECAFVYRSLSFMDKVSCGLALCILEFYQSCARF